One genomic window of Conger conger chromosome 9, fConCon1.1, whole genome shotgun sequence includes the following:
- the LOC133137429 gene encoding ras-related protein Ral-A has product MAASKPKGQNSLALHKVIMVGSGGVGKSALTLQFMYDEFVEDYEPTKADSYRKKVVLDGEEVQIDILDTAGQEDYAAIRDNYFRSGEGFLCVFSITELESFAATADFREQILRVKEDESVPFLLVGNKSDLEDRRQVNTEEAKGRAEQWGVSYVETSAKTRANVDKVFFDLMREIRARKMEDSKEKNGKKKRKSLAKRIRERCCIL; this is encoded by the exons atggcagccagTAAGCCCAAGGGGCAGAACTCTCTGGCCCTGCACAAGGTGATCATGGTGGGCAGCGGTGGCGTGGGGAAGTCTGCCCTCACGCTGCAGTTCATGTACGACGAG TTCGTGGAGGACTACGAGCCCACCAAGGCGGACAGCTACAGGAAGAAGGTGGTGCTGGACGGGGAGGAGGTGCAGATCGACATCCTGGACACGGCCGGGCAGGAGGACTACGCCGCCATCCGGGACAACTACTTCCGCTCCGGGGAGGGCTTCCTGTGCGTCTTCTCCATCACGGAGCTCGAGTCCTTCGCCGCCACCGCGGACTTCAG GGAGCAGATTCTCCGGGTGAAGGAGGACGAGAGCGTTCCCTTCCTGCTGGTGGGGAACAAGTCGGACCTGGAGGACCGCCGGCAGGTGAACACCGAGGAGGCCAAGGGTCGAGCCGAACAGTGGGGCGTCAGCTACGTGGAGACCTCCGCCAAGACCCGCGCCAACGTGGACAAG GTGTTCTTTGACCTAATGAGAGAGATCCGTGCCAGGAAGATGGAGGACAGCAAGGAGAAGAACGggaaaaagaagaggaaaagcCTGGCCAAGAGGATCCGGGAGAGATGCTGCATTTTATAA